TATCATGCAAATTCAACAGGTAAGATTATCTGAGATTCAAACTGTCTCTTACAGTGAACTAGAACCCAAAAAACTTAAAGCATTAGAAAATAGTTATGATTCTTTTGAGACTCAACTAAACAGTAAAAGCAATCCAATTGCTCTTGATCGTGGTGCAGGTAAACCCTACCAAATCCTAGATGGTAGGCATAGAGTCTATCTAGCCCGCAAGAAGGGGTACAGTTCAGTTCCGGCAAGGTTTGCGTAAATGCTTTTTAGCGCGTCTATGGATTTATACAGCTCATATGAAGCTTAAAAAAGCAAGATAAGCTGTTGGGCATTTAAACCATAATGTCAAGAATTGCGAGATCCTTGTAGTGCGTTAAGCGAAGCCATGCCGCAGGCTTTGCATCTTGCTCGCTACTAATACCCAATTTAAATGCATTACAGCTTAATAGATTAATTAAGTCCAAGCTAAAAATGTTTAAAATAGATATAAAAACAACGTTAGTTTTTTGGACAAATGATTTAGACGCGCTATATCTCTACTATTCGATTAATCCAATCGGCAACAACTGAGACAAAAGCCGCCGTTGACTCATAAGGTAAAACATTACGACCCGGAATTTTACACCCCTGACCTTGGGGAAAATACTTGATATAGTAATCTAAGCGTTGCTCAGGTGTTTCCAATTTACCCTCGCGACTGATACTGCTGGCTTCTTCGCCTACTACCACAAATGTCGGTTGCTGAATGGAAGCAATAACCTGTTGATAGTCTTGTCGCCAGAACCCAGATAAGAACGAAAAAACGGCGTGGCGACTAGCGGTATCAGCAGCACCTTTTCTGAGACTGTCTAACCATTGCTCATCAATATCGTCTGGTTCAGCAAATAGCTGCTTTGAGGAAAATGAACGTAAAAATTGACGGCGACGGGCGTAGCGATAGAATAGACGACCAAACGGCGAATCAAACAGATTCCAGGCAAGTTTGTGCTTCAACGTAGAGGTTTCCTGAGTCATTACAGCCCAAGACGGTGGACCCGACAATACCAATCCTTTGACATAATTTGATGCATCTGGCAACTGGACGAGAGAAAGGGCTACGGGTAATTCTGCACCTTGCACCACCACAATAGCGGGTTTTTTGACAACAGTCTGTAAAAAATAATTTAACTGCTGCGCCCAATCTGTAGGATGATAAGCAACATGGGGCATATCACTGTCACCACATCCGAGTAAGTCAGGATTATAAATGGGTTGAGAATATCCCGCTTGATACCACTGTTGGCAAAAGCGATGCCAAAACCAACGGGATAATCCGACGCCAATCGGATGCATTAACACCAATGGTGTATCGCTAGCCTGATTCGGCTGATAATAGTCGTAAGCACAACGATAATTACGCCAACTGTAAAACTCAGTTGTTGCTGACGGGATGGGAAAGTTTGAAGTAATCGTCATAAACACTCAACAGTCAAAAGCAATAAATTCTGTAGGGGCGGGTTTAGCCATTAAAACGACTTGTCATCAATAAATGAACAACAAAACCCGCCCTAACTTATTGATAACATATCAACAAAACCCGCCCTGATTCAATTGTCGGGGTGTGACACAGTTCGTAGTAAGGGCTTTAGCCTTTGGTTGGGTTGAGCGAAGTCGAAACCCAACCTACAACTCAGTTGTTGCTAACGGGATGGGGAATTTGGAAGTAATCGTCATAAATACTCAACAGTCAAAAGTAATAAATTCTGTAGGGGCGGGTTTAGCCACTAAAAGGACTTGTCATCAATAAATGAACAACAAAACCCGCCCTGATTCAATTGTCGGGGCGTGACACAGTTCGTAGTAAGGGCTTTAGCCTTTGATTGGGTTGAGCGAAGTCGAAACCCAACTGACAACCTCCACTATTAAAGACAAATGACATAAGACGAATGACTCAATCAGAGACGATACTGGCGAATATTTTGTTGATTCGCTTCACCAGTCTGTACCCAAAGACTAATCGGAACGGCATTTCCCCAAGCATCAACTTTAACTTCCATAACAATAGGCGGAATTT
The nucleotide sequence above comes from Coleofasciculus chthonoplastes PCC 7420. Encoded proteins:
- a CDS encoding ParB N-terminal domain-containing protein, coding for MQIQQVRLSEIQTVSYSELEPKKLKALENSYDSFETQLNSKSNPIALDRGAGKPYQILDGRHRVYLARKKGYSSVPARFA
- a CDS encoding alpha/beta fold hydrolase, whose protein sequence is MTITSNFPIPSATTEFYSWRNYRCAYDYYQPNQASDTPLVLMHPIGVGLSRWFWHRFCQQWYQAGYSQPIYNPDLLGCGDSDMPHVAYHPTDWAQQLNYFLQTVVKKPAIVVVQGAELPVALSLVQLPDASNYVKGLVLSGPPSWAVMTQETSTLKHKLAWNLFDSPFGRLFYRYARRRQFLRSFSSKQLFAEPDDIDEQWLDSLRKGAADTASRHAVFSFLSGFWRQDYQQVIASIQQPTFVVVGEEASSISREGKLETPEQRLDYYIKYFPQGQGCKIPGRNVLPYESTAAFVSVVADWINRIVEI